From the genome of Metarhizium brunneum chromosome 4, complete sequence, one region includes:
- the apf7_2 gene encoding Cytochrome P450 monooxygenase apf7: protein MYPEATLLRIAVYATGLGVVYVVSLALYRLLLHPLSKYPGPFTAKLSDLYGAFYAFHAVLHERTLDDHARYGPVVRHGPNKLVFSSVKALRDIYQNNNVTKSRAYLISQRAPGVYGLFNAIDQSLHQKKRKLVGRALAPKSLQAFEPVLIQQIDIFIQQLQRHCGPDGRPVNMTSQTKYLFVDVMGHLLFKYPLNLQTEPTHRVLSYSRANFFFNIGMQLPSLVALRLWALQSLWSVISRKRYLRTLQKIILARLAQGPHVKQELLYMSAKSAIPHDDKEWVCDVQTEAVWHMLAGSDTTSTTLSALFFYLARNPRCYGRLRREIRSAFAEDGDIRSGAALASCVYLRACLDETLRMSPAIPGTLWREEVSGPEAEARKLVVDGHVIPRGVHVGVNTYSLLHNEEYFPEPFVFRPERWLDAASGQADREAFAPFSLGARGCLGKGVAYLGTSLVVAKTLWHFDFEESLGCEVQQGRNGDEFHIRDMFSAVHDGPYLTFREVGRGGE from the exons ATGTATCCGGAAGCAACACTCCTAAGAATCGCCGTGTACGCCACTGGCCTCGGTGTcgtatat GTTGTGTCCCTCGCTCTCTACCGGCTTCTACTCCATCCGTTGAGTAAATATCCTGGCCCATTCACAGCCAAGCTCTCCGATTTATACGGCGCCTTCTATGCCTTCCATGCGGTTCTTCACGAGAGAACGCTAGACGACCACGCCAGATATG GCCCGGTAGTGAGGCATGGACCTAACAAATTGGTCTTTAGCTCGGTCAAGGCTTTGCGAG ATATCTACCAAAACAACAACGTCACCAAATCCAGGGCGTACCTGATATCCCAGCGAGCACCCGGCGTCTACGGCCTCTTCAACGCCATCGACCAATCCCTGCACCAGAAAAAGCGCAAACTCGTCGGGAGGGCTCTGGCCCCGAAATCCCTTCAGGCATTCGAGCCCGTCCTCATTCAGCAGATCGACATCTTCATACAACAACTACAAAGGCACTGCGGCCCAGACGGCCGCCCAGTCAACATGACCAGCCAGACCAAGTATCTGTTCGTCGATGTCATGGGCCACCTCCTGTTCAAATACCCCCTCAACCTGCAAACCGAACCGACGCACCGGGTCCTGTCATACTCCCGggccaacttcttcttcaacatcgGCATGCAGCTCCCGTCCCTGGTGGCCCTGCGCCTATGGGCCCTACAGTCGCTCTGGTCCGTCATCAGCAGGAAGCGCTACCTCCGGACGCTGCAGAAGATCATCCTCGCCCGTCTCGCGCAGGGCCCGCACGTCAAGCAGGAACTTCTTTACATGTCTGCCAAATCGGCCATTCCCCACGACGACAAGGAGTGGGTGTGTGACGTGCAGACCGAAGCGGTTTGGCACATGCTCGCCG GCAGCGACACGACGTCGACTACGCTCAGCGCTTTATTCTTCTACCTGGCCCGCAACCCGCGGTGCTACGGGCGACTCCGGCGCGAGATTCGCTCCGCGTTCGCTGAAGACGGGGATATCCGGAGCGGCGCGGCGCTCGCGAGCTGCGTCTACTTACGCGCGTGCCTGGACGAGACGCTCCGCATGTCGCCGGCGATTCCGGGCACGCTCTGGCGGGAAGAGGTGTCTGGgcccgaggccgaggcgaggAAGCTCGTTGTGGACGGCCATGTGATTCCGCGGGGGGTGCATGTCGGTGTCAACACGTACTCTTTGCTTCATAACGAAGAGTACTTTCCGGAGCCGTTTGTTTTTAGGCCTGAGCGCTGGCTGGACGCGGCGTCTGGGCAGGCGGATAGGGAGGCGTTTGCGCCGTTTTCGCTGGGCGCGCGCGGGTGCCTGGGTAAGGGTGTCGCTTACTTGGGGACCAGTCTTGTTGTGGCCAAGACGTTGTGGCACTTTGATTTCGAGGAGTCGCTGGGATGTGAAGTGCAGCAGGGTCGGAATGGGGACGAGTTTCATATTCGTGACATGTTTTCTGCTGTGCATGACGGGCCTTATTTGACGTTTCGTGAGGTTGGTCGTGGAGGGGAGtga
- the SAT4_5 gene encoding Satratoxin biosynthesis SC1 cluster protein 4 produces MDEVVNLSVGAVMAVLAIVAVVARFYARHSRKAKLQWDDWLIVVSLVAMIATDILAICAITGNPTGPETATVVTDTHEYAPEDVLYTKLSWATTVIYFAITSTTKLSILLMYNRLFSVDERFRRIVMILSVLVVGFWVGCTVADLTNCVPMEYVWINSLSDPRYCFNFNIYWFASGVCEALIDTLILLLPIKVVLGLQLGLKQKVAVGSVFLLGAFVIVSGLLKTSFGYIPGSRQPSFSRTQLWTSVHCGTGIICACLPICWPLFGRLWKLHLPSWPGALQIREYWYRLRGEHSAEKSRKPSGASDGEFQLSNNFTSRGFTVSFGGIHEEQVYREDYSTVSHVPHRKHSVSAV; encoded by the exons ATGGATGAGGTTGTAAATCTAAGCGTGGGAGCCGTCATGGCCGTGCTAGCAAtcgtggccgtcgtggcGCGCTTTTACGCGCGCCATTCCAGGAAAGCCAAGTTGCAATGGGACGACTGGCTCATCGTGGTGTCGCTGGTTGCCATGATTGCGACGGACATTCTGGCTATATGCG CCATCACCGGCAATCCTACGGGCCCTGAAACGGCCACCGTCGTGACTGATACGCACGAGTACGCCCCCGAGGACGTCTTGTACACCAAGCTGAGCTGGGCTACAACGGTCATATATTTTGCCATAACGTCGACCACAAAGCTCTCCATCCTGCTCATGTATAATCGGCTCTTCTCAGTGGACGAGCGGTTCCGCCGAATCGTCATGATACTCTCTGTGCTCGTGGTAGGCTTCTGGGTAGGATGCACAGTCGCCGACTTGACCAACTGCGTTCCCATGGAATACGTATGGATCAACAGCCTGTCCGACCCGCGGTACtgcttcaacttcaacatctACTGGTTCGCCAGCGGCGTCTGCGAGGCCCTGATTGATACTCTGATCTTGCTGTTGCCCATCAAGGTCGTTCTCGGACTGCAGCTCGGCCTGAAGCAAAAGGTTGCTGTGGGGTCAGTGTTCCTCCTAGGTGCATT CGTCATCGTATCCGGCTTGCTCAAGACTAGCTTCGGATATATCCCAGGAAGCCGCCAGCCTTCTTTTTCCAGGACGCAGCTGTGGACATCGGTGCACTGTGGCACGGGCATCATCTGCGCCTGTCTTCCCATTTGCTGGCCGCTATTCGGGCGCCTGTGGAAATTGCACCTACCGTCATGGCCGGGTGCTTTGCAGATCCGGGAGTATTGGTACAGGCTCAGGGGCGAGCACTCGGCAGAGAAGTCGAGGAAGCCTTCGGGGGCGAGTGATGGGGAGTTCCAGCTGTCCAACAACTTTACCAGCCGGGGGTTTACGGTGTCGTTTGGTGGCATTCACGAGGAGCAAGTATACCGTGAAGACTACTCGACAGTGTCTCACGTTCCACATCGCAAACACTCTGTGTCTGCCGTGTGA